The following proteins are co-located in the Gloeocapsa sp. PCC 7428 genome:
- a CDS encoding CHAD domain-containing protein, giving the protein MILSTHKAHTLGDWASLAIQKHFEKFLKHEANVLKDKHPEDLHQMRVGMRRLRSAITGFAPAIDLPKPAQQKKIGNIARILGELRDLDVLHEALEKKYQPTLPGKEKKSLDKVLSQLDKKRTQAFAQVKTTLEGDAYQSLKQSLTKWLKQPSYHRIAQMPIQEVLPDLLSPQVSQLLLHPGWLVGTEVKDGEIHILQDLSPAMVEQQLADDGPLLHDLRKEAKRTRYQMEVFSDFYGDTYNTYLEEVKRIQSILGQIQDSFILSEFMTDSLRSEMKSHLPNLANQLTGANYQSWQEWQSIHQRYLNPETRTNFRAMILQPNAEITQ; this is encoded by the coding sequence ATGATATTAAGTACCCATAAAGCTCATACTCTGGGAGACTGGGCATCGCTAGCAATTCAAAAGCATTTTGAGAAATTTCTCAAGCACGAAGCCAACGTCCTCAAAGACAAACATCCTGAAGACTTACACCAAATGCGTGTGGGGATGCGTCGATTACGCAGTGCCATAACAGGGTTTGCGCCAGCAATTGATTTACCAAAACCCGCACAACAAAAAAAGATCGGCAATATTGCTCGTATCCTAGGTGAATTACGCGACCTAGATGTATTGCACGAAGCCTTAGAGAAAAAATATCAGCCGACTTTACCAGGAAAAGAAAAAAAGTCGCTCGATAAAGTCCTCAGTCAGCTAGATAAAAAACGTACTCAAGCATTTGCTCAAGTTAAAACAACTTTAGAAGGCGATGCTTATCAATCCCTCAAGCAGTCTTTAACAAAATGGCTTAAGCAACCCTCTTACCATAGAATTGCTCAAATGCCAATACAAGAAGTATTACCAGATTTACTTTCACCACAAGTCAGTCAATTACTCCTGCACCCTGGCTGGTTAGTCGGTACTGAAGTTAAAGACGGCGAAATTCATATTTTACAAGACCTCTCGCCAGCAATGGTAGAACAGCAACTTGCTGATGATGGTCCGCTGCTGCACGATTTACGCAAAGAAGCAAAACGTACTCGCTACCAAATGGAAGTCTTTAGTGACTTCTACGGCGACACTTACAATACTTATCTCGAAGAAGTTAAGCGCATTCAGAGCATATTAGGTCAAATTCAAGATAGCTTTATTTTGTCTGAATTTATGACCGATTCTTTGCGTTCAGAAATGAAAAGCCATCTACCTAACTTGGCAAACCAACTCACAGGTGCAAACTACCAATCATGGCAAGAGTGGCAAAGTATCCATCAGCGGTACTTGAACCCCGAAACTAGAACAAACTTTCGGGCAATGATTTTGCAACCAAATGCAGAAATCACTCAATAA
- a CDS encoding DUF3616 domain-containing protein, with amino-acid sequence MTNQHNKNQIILRFEDEFREHREDISAVRLTTDKYLWLGSDETSSIERLTYNSALQLFTEHKQFRVKDFIDLPATEDQEIDIEGMAYVKPYLWFVGSHSWKRKKPKPDKTNEKNVSRLTKLESEPNRYLLGKIPLINGELYKTFTPEGAETLTAAKLEITPRGNVLMDALANDPHLGSYIDAAIPGKENGFDIEGLAVYENRIYLGMRGPVLRGWAVMLEIELENSSPETITLKAISTEGQQYKKHFIYLKGLGIRDLCLDGEDLLILAGPTMDLDGPVKVYRLEKGVHLSENSLSQPQAELDIPYGDGDDHAEGITLLDDVTSVHSLLVLYDAPARSRLQGEGDVVADVFHLA; translated from the coding sequence ATGACTAACCAACATAATAAAAACCAAATTATTCTGCGCTTTGAGGATGAATTTAGAGAGCATCGAGAAGATATTTCTGCGGTACGTTTAACCACTGATAAATATTTATGGTTAGGCTCAGATGAAACATCATCAATCGAGCGATTAACTTACAATTCTGCTCTACAATTATTTACAGAGCATAAGCAGTTTCGAGTCAAAGATTTTATAGATTTACCAGCAACCGAAGATCAAGAAATTGATATCGAAGGTATGGCTTATGTAAAGCCTTATTTATGGTTTGTAGGTTCGCACAGTTGGAAGCGTAAAAAGCCTAAACCTGATAAGACAAATGAAAAAAATGTTAGCAGATTAACCAAGTTAGAATCCGAACCGAATCGTTATCTACTCGGTAAAATTCCTTTAATTAATGGTGAATTATACAAAACGTTTACCCCAGAAGGTGCAGAAACGCTCACTGCTGCTAAATTAGAAATTACACCACGCGGCAATGTGTTAATGGATGCACTAGCCAACGATCCACATCTAGGTTCTTATATCGATGCAGCAATTCCAGGAAAAGAAAATGGATTTGATATTGAGGGTTTAGCTGTTTATGAAAATCGTATTTATTTAGGAATGCGCGGTCCTGTGTTGCGTGGTTGGGCTGTGATGCTGGAAATCGAATTAGAAAATAGTAGCCCAGAAACGATAACTCTAAAAGCGATTAGTACAGAAGGACAGCAATACAAAAAACATTTTATCTACTTGAAAGGTTTAGGCATTCGGGATTTGTGTCTCGATGGAGAGGATTTATTAATACTCGCAGGACCAACGATGGACTTGGATGGACCTGTAAAAGTATATCGTTTAGAAAAGGGCGTACATTTATCTGAAAATAGTTTGTCACAACCGCAAGCGGAATTAGATATTCCCTATGGAGATGGTGACGATCATGCGGAGGGTATCACTTTACTTGATGACGTTACTTCTGTCCATTCTTTGCTAGTTTTGTATGATGCGCCAGCGCGATCGCGTCTACAAGGCGAAGGCGATGTCGTTGCAGATGTATTTCATTTGGCGTAA
- a CDS encoding EAL domain-containing protein translates to MGRSQRKHRVCAHEGVLNRITSRIRKSLELQEILTTTVEEVRAFLNTERVKIYRFHPDGSGEVIAESIHGKRLPSLLGLHFPADDIPPQAREMFVKTRQRVIVDVIGQRKALNQLDSSETGESLLVEDIRYSPIDPCHAEYLSNMGVYSSLTLPILYQNQLWGLLVSHHSQRRQVSQKELEVVQLLVDQLSIAISQSNLLQQTRQQVQHEATLNQISCLLHSPVSVREIRQTVLEEIVKALQGAGGRLYITAEPTGEPAQLYTYGEQPCRELEESAYWQQIMGFPQAAVNSPQYRYKELRLPNLSTQENFGGLSTECIIPSAMPFLRTISDLYQEPQFDLASAFAATAIRSILIMPLQYRQNCVGCFTIFRNEIETETLWAGRVNHDERNLRPRESFAAWREIKKGQAQEWSPNEVKLAQALGNHLYMAVMQRRVEDMFRHQASHDPLTGLPNRILFEDRLSLALAQAYRRGEMLAVAFLDLDRFKTINDTLGHAVGDELLQSVAQRLLGCLREGDTIARWGGDEFTLLLPQISCPEEAAKLAQRILSSFKTPFRISDRELHITTSIGIALAPYDGEDTETLLKNADTTMYRAKQQGKDNFQLYAPEMNKKALEQLVLANHLYKALNRDEFLLYYQPQLNLKTGQIVAFEALIRWQHPELGLVSPNQFIPLAEETGLIGAIGEWVLQAACTQNRAWQLAGLPPMRIAVNLSARQFQQKISKTIARVLAETGLDPSYLEVEITESIAMQDVNFTISVLQELQNMGVSIAMDDFGTGYSSLATLRRFPLHTLKVAREFVNDITTDQKDAAIIKSIVALGHGLELNVIAEGVETREQLKFLHAVKCDGMQGYLFSKPLAADAVVQFCQQHYNIFAQKLEFTATQCRELQN, encoded by the coding sequence ATGGGACGATCGCAACGCAAACACCGTGTTTGCGCTCACGAAGGAGTACTAAATCGCATTACCAGTCGTATTCGCAAATCTTTAGAACTGCAAGAGATTTTGACGACGACGGTTGAGGAAGTACGCGCGTTTCTCAATACAGAACGAGTTAAAATCTATCGATTTCATCCTGATGGAAGTGGTGAAGTTATTGCAGAATCAATTCATGGTAAGCGGCTTCCTTCACTACTAGGGCTACATTTTCCTGCTGATGATATACCGCCACAAGCACGCGAGATGTTTGTAAAAACCCGTCAACGTGTCATTGTAGATGTGATAGGCCAAAGAAAAGCCCTGAACCAACTTGATAGTTCGGAAACGGGAGAAAGTTTGTTAGTAGAAGATATTCGCTATAGCCCGATCGATCCTTGTCATGCAGAATATCTTTCTAATATGGGCGTGTACTCGTCACTCACGTTGCCAATTTTATACCAAAATCAGCTTTGGGGATTGCTTGTTTCGCACCATAGCCAACGCCGACAAGTTTCTCAAAAAGAATTAGAAGTTGTACAATTGCTTGTCGATCAGCTATCAATCGCGATTTCGCAATCAAATCTGTTACAGCAAACACGCCAACAAGTGCAGCACGAAGCAACGCTTAATCAAATTAGTTGCTTGCTTCATTCTCCTGTCAGTGTGAGAGAAATTCGTCAAACTGTTTTAGAAGAGATTGTCAAAGCTTTACAAGGTGCTGGAGGTAGGCTGTACATCACCGCAGAACCTACGGGTGAGCCAGCGCAGTTGTATACCTATGGAGAGCAACCTTGCCGTGAACTCGAAGAAAGTGCTTATTGGCAGCAAATTATGGGTTTTCCGCAAGCGGCTGTCAACTCTCCTCAGTATCGATATAAAGAGTTGCGTTTACCGAACTTATCGACACAAGAAAATTTCGGAGGTTTATCTACTGAATGCATTATACCTTCGGCAATGCCTTTCTTACGAACGATTAGTGACTTGTATCAAGAACCCCAGTTTGATTTAGCTTCGGCTTTTGCTGCAACTGCGATTCGTTCGATTTTGATTATGCCACTGCAATATCGTCAAAATTGTGTCGGATGTTTTACGATTTTTCGCAATGAAATCGAAACCGAAACTTTGTGGGCAGGAAGAGTCAATCATGATGAACGCAACCTTCGTCCGCGTGAGTCGTTTGCAGCATGGCGCGAAATTAAAAAAGGACAAGCGCAAGAGTGGAGTCCTAATGAAGTTAAACTTGCACAAGCGCTAGGAAACCATTTATATATGGCGGTAATGCAGCGGCGCGTTGAAGATATGTTTCGCCATCAAGCGTCGCACGATCCTTTAACAGGGCTACCAAATCGAATACTTTTTGAAGATCGGTTGTCGCTAGCACTTGCTCAAGCGTACCGACGTGGTGAAATGTTAGCTGTGGCGTTTCTTGATTTAGACCGCTTCAAAACAATCAATGATACGCTGGGTCATGCGGTGGGAGATGAGCTACTACAAAGTGTGGCGCAAAGATTGCTGGGCTGTTTGCGCGAAGGCGATACGATCGCCCGCTGGGGAGGCGATGAATTTACCTTGCTCTTACCGCAAATTAGTTGTCCAGAAGAAGCCGCTAAACTCGCACAAAGAATTTTATCATCGTTTAAAACTCCGTTTCGGATTAGCGATCGCGAACTACACATCACAACGAGTATCGGTATTGCGCTAGCGCCTTACGACGGCGAAGATACAGAAACACTGCTCAAAAACGCGGATACGACGATGTATCGCGCTAAGCAGCAAGGGAAAGATAACTTTCAGTTGTACGCGCCGGAGATGAATAAGAAAGCGCTAGAGCAACTTGTTTTAGCAAATCATCTCTATAAAGCATTAAATCGCGATGAATTTTTATTGTATTATCAGCCACAACTCAATTTAAAAACAGGTCAAATCGTCGCCTTTGAAGCATTAATTCGTTGGCAACATCCTGAGTTAGGGCTAGTTTCTCCTAATCAGTTTATTCCCTTGGCAGAAGAAACAGGCTTAATCGGCGCAATTGGCGAGTGGGTGCTTCAAGCTGCTTGTACGCAAAACCGCGCTTGGCAACTTGCAGGGCTACCACCAATGCGGATTGCGGTGAATCTTTCTGCACGACAGTTTCAACAGAAAATATCAAAAACTATTGCTCGCGTTCTTGCTGAAACAGGACTCGATCCGAGTTATTTAGAAGTTGAAATCACAGAAAGCATTGCCATGCAAGATGTCAACTTCACAATTAGCGTCCTTCAAGAGTTACAGAATATGGGCGTTTCGATTGCGATGGATGACTTTGGAACTGGTTACTCGTCGCTGGCGACACTCCGGCGTTTTCCGCTACATACGCTCAAGGTGGCGCGCGAATTTGTTAACGATATCACAACGGATCAAAAAGACGCAGCGATTATTAAATCAATCGTCGCGCTCGGACATGGGTTAGAGTTAAATGTCATCGCGGAAGGTGTCGAAACCCGCGAACAGTTGAAGTTTTTACACGCAGTTAAATGCGACGGAATGCAAGGTTACTTGTTCAGTAAACCTTTAGCGGCGGATGCTGTTGTTCAATTTTGCCAGCAACACTACAATATCTTTGCGCAGAAGTTGGAGTTTACAGCAACTCAGTGTCGCGAACTGCAAAACTAA
- a CDS encoding ferredoxin:protochlorophyllide reductase (ATP-dependent) subunit N, producing the protein MSVAQTEALNFECETGNYHTFCPISCVAWLYQKIEDSFFLVIGTKTCGYFLQNAMGVMIFAEPRYAMAELEEGDISAQLNDYDELKRLCEQIKRDRNPSVIVWIGTCTTEIIKMDLEGLAPKLEAEIGIPIVVARANGLDYAFTQGEDTVLAAMAVRCPDKAPEAEKSDRNAIQKLLNFGKKKEEVAQEEAEYVNHPPLVLFGSLPDPVVTQLTLELKKQGIRVSGWLPAKRYTELPVLEEGYYVAGVNPFLSRTATTLMRRRKCKLIGAPFPIGPDGSRAWIEKICSVFGVTPQGLEEREAQIWASLEDYLQLIRGKSVFFMGDNLLEISLARFLIRCGMTVPEIGIPYMDKRYQAAELAFLEKTCQEMGVALPRIVEKPDNYNQIQRIKELHPDLVITGMAHANPLEARGINTKWSVEFTFAQIHGFTNARDILELVTRPLRRNNNLKDLGWEKLVKEEAKV; encoded by the coding sequence ATGAGCGTTGCTCAAACTGAAGCTTTAAATTTTGAGTGTGAAACTGGAAATTATCATACTTTTTGTCCAATTAGCTGTGTGGCGTGGTTGTACCAGAAGATCGAAGATAGTTTCTTTTTGGTGATTGGGACAAAAACCTGCGGCTACTTTTTGCAGAATGCCATGGGGGTGATGATTTTTGCCGAACCCCGTTATGCGATGGCGGAGTTAGAAGAAGGTGATATTTCGGCGCAGTTGAATGACTATGACGAATTAAAGCGGTTGTGTGAGCAAATTAAGCGCGATCGCAACCCTAGTGTGATTGTCTGGATTGGGACTTGCACCACCGAAATCATCAAAATGGACTTGGAAGGCTTAGCGCCAAAGCTGGAAGCCGAAATCGGAATTCCAATTGTGGTAGCGCGGGCGAATGGTTTAGATTATGCGTTTACCCAAGGGGAAGATACGGTACTCGCCGCAATGGCGGTACGCTGTCCAGATAAAGCACCAGAAGCGGAGAAAAGCGATCGCAACGCGATTCAAAAACTACTCAACTTTGGCAAGAAAAAAGAAGAAGTTGCGCAAGAAGAAGCTGAGTACGTCAATCATCCACCACTCGTTTTATTTGGTTCGCTTCCCGATCCGGTTGTTACGCAATTAACGTTGGAACTCAAAAAGCAGGGAATAAGAGTTTCTGGCTGGCTACCTGCAAAGCGCTATACTGAACTGCCTGTTTTAGAAGAAGGTTACTACGTTGCGGGTGTTAACCCCTTTTTGAGTCGAACAGCCACAACACTGATGCGGCGACGCAAGTGTAAACTGATTGGTGCGCCTTTTCCAATTGGTCCTGATGGTAGCCGTGCTTGGATTGAAAAGATTTGCTCAGTATTTGGTGTCACGCCGCAAGGATTAGAAGAACGCGAAGCTCAAATTTGGGCAAGCTTGGAAGACTATCTTCAATTAATTCGTGGCAAGTCGGTGTTCTTTATGGGCGACAATTTGCTGGAAATTTCGCTAGCGCGCTTCTTAATTCGCTGTGGAATGACAGTGCCAGAAATTGGTATTCCTTACATGGATAAGCGCTACCAAGCTGCGGAATTGGCTTTCTTAGAGAAGACTTGCCAAGAAATGGGCGTAGCGTTACCTAGAATTGTCGAAAAGCCAGATAACTACAATCAAATTCAACGCATTAAAGAACTTCATCCCGATTTAGTCATTACTGGGATGGCGCACGCTAATCCTTTAGAAGCACGAGGAATTAATACTAAGTGGTCAGTTGAGTTTACTTTTGCACAAATTCACGGCTTTACTAACGCGCGTGACATTCTAGAATTGGTAACTCGCCCGCTGCGCCGTAATAATAATTTGAAAGATTTGGGTTGGGAGAAGCTTGTGAAGGAAGAAGCGAAGGTTTGA
- the bchL gene encoding ferredoxin:protochlorophyllide reductase (ATP-dependent) iron-sulfur ATP-binding protein, which translates to MKLAVYGKGGIGKSTTSCNISVALAKRGKKVLQIGCDPKHDSTFTLTGFLIPTIIDTLQEKDYHYEDVWPEDVIYKGYGGVDCVEAGGPPAGAGCGGYVVGETVKLLKELNAFDEYDVILFDVLGDVVCGGFAAPLNYADYCMIVTDNGFDALFAANRIAASVREKARTHPLRLAGLIGNRTAKRDLIDKYVESVPMPVLEVLPLIEDIRVSRVKGKTLFEMAEFDSSLEYVCDYYLNIADQILARPEGVVPNDAPDRELFSLLSDFYLNPTKPPVTSQEEELDLMMV; encoded by the coding sequence GTGAAACTTGCGGTCTACGGAAAAGGTGGCATCGGTAAATCCACAACAAGCTGTAATATATCGGTCGCGCTGGCTAAACGCGGCAAAAAGGTTTTGCAAATCGGCTGCGATCCCAAGCACGACAGTACTTTTACGCTTACAGGGTTTTTGATTCCCACAATTATCGATACACTTCAGGAAAAAGACTACCACTACGAGGATGTTTGGCCTGAAGATGTGATTTACAAAGGCTACGGTGGTGTAGACTGTGTGGAAGCGGGAGGACCTCCCGCAGGTGCAGGCTGTGGTGGTTATGTCGTTGGTGAAACCGTCAAGCTACTCAAGGAACTCAACGCGTTTGATGAGTACGATGTGATTTTATTCGACGTTTTAGGCGACGTGGTTTGCGGTGGATTTGCTGCACCACTCAACTATGCGGATTACTGCATGATTGTTACCGATAATGGCTTTGACGCTTTATTTGCAGCTAACCGGATTGCGGCTTCGGTTCGCGAAAAAGCCCGCACGCACCCCTTGCGTTTAGCTGGTTTGATTGGCAACCGCACAGCAAAGCGCGATTTGATTGATAAATACGTAGAATCAGTACCAATGCCGGTATTGGAAGTTCTACCTTTAATTGAAGATATTCGCGTTTCGCGCGTCAAGGGCAAAACTTTGTTTGAGATGGCAGAATTTGATTCGTCGTTAGAGTATGTCTGTGACTACTACTTAAATATTGCGGATCAGATCTTGGCACGTCCAGAGGGCGTTGTCCCGAATGATGCACCAGATCGCGAGTTGTTCTCGTTGCTTTCTGACTTCTACCTCAATCCCACGAAACCACCGGTGACGAGTCAAGAAGAGGAACTAGATTTAATGATGGTTTAA
- a CDS encoding phosphoadenosine phosphosulfate reductase family protein — protein MSKKQVRHILGLSGGKDSTALAVLLHKEIPSLEYFFCDTHKELPETYEYLKRIEARLGIKIKYLEARRGFDHWLDVYGGVLPSPKMRWCTKQMKIIPLEDFVGDDEAISYIGIRADENREGYISTKPNIKPVFPFKERGLVKADIIRLLEESGIGLPDYYRWRSRSGCFFCFFQRKYEWVMLAQEHPDLFAEAVKYEQEHKDGRNYTWTEGETLLELLARKNEIIAQHEKAMAREKKTAPNRLLAEVLAAVLDEDDELPCLICHL, from the coding sequence ATGAGCAAGAAACAGGTTAGACACATTCTCGGTCTATCGGGGGGAAAGGACAGTACCGCTTTAGCTGTTTTGTTGCACAAGGAGATTCCCTCTCTGGAATACTTCTTTTGTGACACTCATAAGGAATTACCGGAGACTTATGAGTACCTTAAGCGAATAGAAGCACGCCTTGGAATCAAAATCAAGTACCTTGAAGCAAGGCGCGGATTTGATCACTGGCTTGATGTGTATGGAGGAGTGCTACCTTCTCCTAAAATGCGGTGGTGCACCAAGCAGATGAAAATTATTCCTCTGGAGGATTTTGTCGGTGACGACGAAGCTATCAGCTACATCGGTATCCGCGCTGATGAAAATCGTGAGGGATATATCTCTACTAAGCCTAATATCAAACCTGTTTTTCCCTTCAAGGAAAGAGGACTTGTCAAGGCAGATATTATCCGTTTACTAGAAGAGAGCGGAATTGGACTTCCAGACTACTATCGTTGGCGCAGCCGCTCTGGGTGTTTCTTCTGTTTCTTCCAACGTAAGTATGAGTGGGTAATGTTGGCACAAGAACATCCAGATTTATTTGCTGAGGCAGTCAAATACGAGCAGGAACATAAAGACGGAAGAAATTACACTTGGACAGAAGGCGAGACGTTATTAGAACTCCTTGCCCGCAAAAATGAAATTATTGCTCAACATGAAAAGGCAATGGCTAGAGAGAAAAAAACTGCACCCAATCGCTTATTAGCTGAGGTTTTAGCTGCGGTTCTGGATGAAGATGATGAGCTGCCTTGTTTAATTTGTCATCTTTAA
- a CDS encoding TIGR02450 family Trp-rich protein codes for MAKKKQKFPYLVGSKWTAQQKVDGWRHFVVVNRKNEGKWLFAEMVAACDPNVRFWLNAKLLKDRSQWQAGWQSLKDLAELNELATGEY; via the coding sequence ATGGCTAAAAAAAAGCAGAAGTTTCCTTATTTAGTTGGCTCAAAGTGGACTGCACAGCAAAAAGTCGATGGCTGGCGTCATTTTGTGGTGGTTAATCGCAAAAATGAGGGTAAGTGGTTGTTCGCAGAAATGGTTGCAGCGTGTGACCCTAATGTGCGGTTTTGGCTGAATGCTAAATTACTTAAAGACCGTTCGCAGTGGCAAGCTGGCTGGCAATCCTTAAAAGATCTTGCTGAACTTAATGAACTTGCGACGGGCGAGTATTGA
- a CDS encoding DUF4007 family protein: MIRQISLDLEENYNQTLLLKPLFAHHETFHPRFGWLKKGFDWVNQDPEIFLREDAPVRLGVGKNMVRSIRYWCSAFKLLEDEPETNRNRFTNSSDFGKKLLNNDGWDEFIEDPASLWLLHWNLLKPTCRAAAWYFIFNEFHQIEFSVDELFKALSNYRDLVAPRIADSSLKKDITCILRMYVEQNSKTAVSEDSLDCPFAELGLIQTAGDAKHYAFQIGSKTNLPAEIIVSACLEFASTKGKQKTISISSLTFDPSSPGRAFKLTESALYDAIEQVGRWSNDIYVVDSAGLIQFSFTKDAKHLADDILDKYYSTRRSGANL, encoded by the coding sequence ATGATAAGGCAAATCAGTCTTGATTTGGAAGAGAATTATAATCAAACTCTTCTTTTGAAACCTCTCTTTGCTCATCATGAAACTTTTCATCCTCGATTTGGTTGGTTAAAGAAGGGATTTGATTGGGTAAATCAAGATCCAGAAATTTTCTTGAGAGAAGATGCACCTGTACGTTTGGGTGTTGGTAAAAATATGGTTCGTTCTATTCGCTATTGGTGTTCGGCATTTAAGCTTCTTGAAGACGAGCCTGAGACGAATAGAAATCGCTTTACTAATTCATCAGATTTTGGCAAAAAGCTACTAAATAATGATGGTTGGGATGAGTTTATAGAAGATCCAGCTTCTTTGTGGCTATTGCATTGGAACTTACTCAAACCAACTTGTAGGGCTGCTGCTTGGTATTTCATTTTCAATGAATTTCACCAAATAGAATTTTCTGTAGATGAATTATTTAAAGCGCTTAGCAATTATAGAGATCTCGTTGCACCTCGTATTGCAGACTCATCCTTAAAAAAAGACATCACCTGCATTTTGCGGATGTACGTGGAGCAGAATTCTAAAACTGCTGTCAGCGAGGATTCGCTTGATTGCCCCTTTGCTGAATTAGGACTGATTCAGACGGCAGGAGATGCAAAACACTACGCGTTTCAAATTGGTTCAAAAACAAACTTACCTGCTGAGATTATCGTATCAGCTTGTTTAGAGTTTGCTAGCACAAAAGGTAAGCAGAAAACAATTTCTATTTCTAGTCTCACGTTCGATCCAAGTAGTCCTGGCAGGGCTTTCAAATTAACTGAAAGTGCTCTATATGACGCAATTGAGCAGGTAGGGCGCTGGTCAAATGACATCTATGTTGTTGATTCTGCTGGGTTAATTCAATTTTCCTTTACAAAGGATGCAAAACATCTGGCAGACGATATCCTAGACAAGTACTACAGTACTAGACGCAGTGGGGCAAACCTGTGA
- a CDS encoding DUF5331 domain-containing protein: MAFFEDLKISLRQKWLRFFQANRAWLNLYMDAASVATPDGGKRPASYLILGVVNALEPQIAQLMLPFSKLNPDVDSLIEVLELNFDPNLALENNPIPVTEQPAAEPSQEAPLSDADIAKMLPPQNAGVTESVTVVQTLTQLSDMPYEETISPYYEESSPEEMPESNQRSNGDVISRLFPNF, from the coding sequence ATGGCTTTTTTTGAAGATTTGAAAATATCTTTAAGACAAAAGTGGTTACGTTTCTTTCAGGCAAATCGTGCTTGGCTTAACTTGTACATGGATGCGGCGTCTGTCGCAACTCCTGATGGTGGCAAACGACCAGCATCTTACCTCATCCTAGGTGTTGTTAATGCGCTAGAACCGCAGATAGCGCAGTTAATGCTGCCGTTTTCTAAGCTGAATCCAGATGTGGATAGCTTAATTGAGGTTTTAGAGTTAAATTTTGACCCTAATTTAGCGCTAGAAAATAACCCGATACCCGTTACCGAACAGCCCGCAGCTGAACCAAGTCAAGAAGCACCTTTGTCGGATGCAGATATCGCGAAGATGCTACCACCGCAAAATGCAGGTGTCACAGAGAGTGTCACAGTTGTTCAAACGCTGACACAGTTAAGCGATATGCCATATGAGGAGACGATCAGTCCTTATTATGAAGAATCTAGCCCAGAAGAAATGCCTGAAAGTAATCAGCGTAGTAATGGTGATGTAATTTCGCGTTTATTTCCTAACTTTTAA